Sequence from the Cucurbita pepo subsp. pepo cultivar mu-cu-16 chromosome LG02, ASM280686v2, whole genome shotgun sequence genome:
GGTGGGAGTAAGAGAAAAATGGTTCCTTTGAAGAAGAAGGTAGAGGTGGTTGATACGGGTCAGTTCAAAGCTAAGAAAGAGCTCGAGTTGCTTGACGcttattttgaaaaagttgataatggtaattattttttaattttatattaatttaatggagtaaatattttttgaatatgCAATCTATAATTTACAGATGCATGCATGCTTAACCATGCGACGTATAATTTTGGAGGacaacataaaagaaaatcggTCGTATTCACGTCGTTTCCTCTTGAAGATCACGAAAGAGACGACGAGACACAAATGCGACATGACAAACTCGATGATATGATTAAGAGAAGCATGTCAAGAACAACTCAActacaagaagatgaagtttCTGATCTCTACTTAATGTACGATTCACATCCTAACTCGTAAAATCGCTTTTGTTATGATCGAATATGGTGGCTAACGGAACCGTGTTCGGTTTGTTTTCGGGATGCAGAAGTGCTCTGGTTTCAGTAAACATAGgtgttttcttgtttgaagTAGCGAGTCCAGTAAAAAGCTCAGGGCTGCCACTCTTTTCACTCCCTTCTCTATATGGAGCAAAGATAAATGAGTTGATCCTAGTAGGAGAATGGTGGAGGCTTGTGACACCTATGTTTCTGGTACACGATTGATAGATATAACTCGGTTCGTGTTTCCGTTCTAGAGCTGTTTTGAACATTTATtcgtttttcctttttaataaGACTGAGAACAAAACgtgtgtaacagcccaaactcaccaCTAGTCGAGGTTGTCCTcattgggctttcccttttgagtttccctcaaggttttaaaatgcgtatgttaaggagaagttttcacacagttataaggaatactttgttcccctctccaactgatgtgggatctcacaattcacccctttgggagcccagcgtattcgttggcacaccgcccgatgtttgtctctgatactatttataaccgACCAAACCCatctctagcagatattgtcctcgttgggccttcccttttgagttttccgtcaacgttttaaaatgcgtctgttaaggagaagtttccacacccttgttaggaatgctttgttccctctCTCAatcatgtgggatctcacaaccttggggcccagcatcctcgttggcacatcgtccgatgtttgactctgatactatttgcaACCGACCAAACCCATCCttaaccgatattgtcctctttggactttcccttacagttttaaaatgcatctgctaggagAAGTTCACACACCCttaaatgctttgtttccctctccatatatgggatctcacaatccatccccctttggggccagcgtcctcgatGACACACAGCTCGATGTCTAactctggtaccatttgtaacagcataagcccatcgctaacagatattgtcatttttgggcttttccttccgaGTTTTgcaggaatgctttgttcttctcttcaaccGATACGGGATCTCACATAGTGTCTACTTAAACGTAGTTCAACTAATCAAGTTATTAACAGTATATCTTACACGAAGTCGGGTGGGAGATTCGTATATCTCGTGACCCACTTTCTTTGACATTGAAGATTTGAATGTAAAGATTTGTTGATTATTACGTTGCTTTAGCTCTCATGAAGCTGATCTCTTTATGCAGCATTCAGGAGCTGTTCATGTTGCTCTCAGTTGTTGGACATTGGTTACATTTGGCCGTCAAGTTTGTATAGACTATGGCCCCTTTACATTTTTCTTGATCTATGTCTTAGGAGGAATTTCTGGCAATCTCACAAGCTTTCTCCATACTCCCGAGCCGACTATCGGTGGAACGGTAACGAAAAAAACAACGTTTTCCCTTCTCGTTTCCAATTACAGTCGATAAATTTACTTCCATTACCgcatatattaatatcatacTCGAGACGTGCATAAACTAGTTCAAATACCTACGAGTAGTAGTCGAAGGCATAGTTCGAGTTTGATTGCTGTTGGTTAGTCTGATTGGTGATAGATGTAAATTATGAACACATGGAGCAGGGGCCTGTGTTTGCCATGATTGGAGCTTGGCTGAGTTACCAATTCCAAAGCAAAGATGTGGTTGC
This genomic interval carries:
- the LOC111789390 gene encoding RHOMBOID-like protein 9, chloroplastic isoform X1; translation: MMALVIPAARPIPNLKNSINPITLPILERRNHWREISNNNTSVAMVWTRTTKPRRGSLTASLQDDKRGRSNGLDSESEVFEQLCRVRECDTNKKQLRSLGSYFGRLQGGGSKRKMVPLKKKVEVVDTGQFKAKKELELLDAYFEKVDNDACMLNHATYNFGGQHKRKSVVFTSFPLEDHERDDETQMRHDKLDDMIKRSMSRTTQLQEDEVSDLYLISALVSVNIGVFLFEVASPVKSSGLPLFSLPSLYGAKINELILVGEWWRLVTPMFLHSGAVHVALSCWTLVTFGRQVCIDYGPFTFFLIYVLGGISGNLTSFLHTPEPTIGGTGPVFAMIGAWLSYQFQSKDVVAKDVSDSMFLKAIFVAVVSSILSNIGPIDEWTHTGAAFSGMLYGILTCPVVEVNDAGSSSSSASSSSRRGQEKGIKLVRKYADPRKSLAFFALFIMGFTSLLFFIQPPATTLPL
- the LOC111789390 gene encoding RHOMBOID-like protein 9, chloroplastic isoform X2 yields the protein MMALVIPAARPIPNLKNSINPITLPILERRNHWREISNNNTSVAMVWTRTTKPRRGSLTASLQDDKRGRSNGLDSESEVFEQLCRVRECDTNKKQLRSLGSYFGRLQGGGSKRKMVPLKKKVEVVDTDACMLNHATYNFGGQHKRKSVVFTSFPLEDHERDDETQMRHDKLDDMIKRSMSRTTQLQEDEVSDLYLISALVSVNIGVFLFEVASPVKSSGLPLFSLPSLYGAKINELILVGEWWRLVTPMFLHSGAVHVALSCWTLVTFGRQVCIDYGPFTFFLIYVLGGISGNLTSFLHTPEPTIGGTGPVFAMIGAWLSYQFQSKDVVAKDVSDSMFLKAIFVAVVSSILSNIGPIDEWTHTGAAFSGMLYGILTCPVVEVNDAGSSSSSASSSSRRGQEKGIKLVRKYADPRKSLAFFALFIMGFTSLLFFIQPPATTLPL